A region of Ramlibacter agri DNA encodes the following proteins:
- a CDS encoding ABC transporter substrate-binding protein, whose translation MKAWMVAACAAFTFAPAWAQILIGQTAGFSGVAEAGVKETSNGAKLWIDHVNAKGGVNGQKIEIIALDDAFDPKKAVANAKVLIEEKNVVALFLNRGTPHTEGVMPLLEKYGVPLVAPSTGAMSLHQPVNKWIFNVRATYQREAEKAVEYLSTVGITRIAVLHTDDSFGADGLEGAKKGFTKAKLEPTIIIKTDRNKPDFAQIIPAVTRTDPQALVWIASGNAVADGVKALRKAGSAAQVVTLSNNASGGFIKSLGDSSRGVIVTQVFPYERSIAYPMVKEARDLARAKGSDDISPAMLEGYAAAKVLVEALRRCSPPVTREKLQKALESMQHFDLGGLEVSYSPTDHTGLDFADLSIIGVEGKFRR comes from the coding sequence ATGAAAGCATGGATGGTTGCGGCGTGCGCCGCCTTCACGTTCGCGCCTGCCTGGGCGCAGATCCTCATCGGCCAGACGGCCGGATTCAGCGGAGTGGCCGAAGCCGGGGTGAAGGAGACCTCGAACGGCGCGAAGCTGTGGATCGACCACGTCAACGCCAAGGGCGGCGTGAACGGGCAGAAGATCGAAATCATCGCCCTCGACGACGCCTTCGATCCCAAGAAGGCGGTCGCCAACGCCAAGGTGCTGATCGAAGAGAAGAACGTCGTCGCGCTGTTCCTCAATCGCGGCACGCCCCACACCGAAGGCGTGATGCCGCTGCTGGAGAAATACGGCGTGCCGCTGGTGGCGCCCTCCACCGGCGCCATGTCGCTGCACCAGCCGGTGAACAAGTGGATCTTCAACGTGCGCGCCACCTACCAGCGCGAGGCCGAGAAGGCGGTGGAGTACCTGAGCACGGTCGGCATCACGCGCATCGCCGTGCTGCATACCGACGACTCGTTCGGGGCGGACGGCCTCGAGGGCGCGAAGAAGGGCTTCACCAAGGCGAAGCTGGAGCCGACGATCATCATCAAGACCGACCGCAACAAGCCGGACTTCGCGCAGATCATTCCCGCCGTGACCAGGACCGACCCGCAGGCCCTGGTGTGGATAGCCTCCGGCAACGCGGTGGCCGACGGCGTGAAGGCGCTGCGCAAGGCGGGTTCGGCAGCGCAGGTGGTCACGCTGTCGAACAACGCCTCGGGCGGCTTCATCAAGAGCCTGGGCGACAGTTCGCGCGGGGTGATCGTCACGCAGGTGTTCCCTTATGAGCGCTCGATCGCCTACCCGATGGTGAAGGAAGCGCGCGACCTGGCCCGGGCCAAGGGCAGCGACGACATCTCGCCGGCCATGCTGGAAGGCTACGCCGCGGCCAAGGTGCTGGTGGAAGCGCTGCGCCGCTGCAGCCCGCCGGTCACGCGCGAGAAGCTGCAGAAGGCGTTGGAGAGCATGCAGCACTTCGACCTGGGCGGGCTGGAAGTGAGCTACAGCCCGACGGACCACACGGGGCTGGACTTCGCGGATTTGTCGATCATCGGCGTGGAAGGGAAGTTCCGGCGGTAA
- a CDS encoding DUF1289 domain-containing protein, protein MIRDRAAEVEADEGPVLSPCISVCRMDAASGLCEGCWRTLDEIAGWSRMGDEDKRAVWRRLAERVGPEE, encoded by the coding sequence ATGATCCGCGACCGGGCGGCGGAAGTGGAGGCAGACGAGGGCCCGGTGCTGTCGCCCTGCATCTCGGTGTGCCGCATGGACGCGGCCTCGGGCCTGTGCGAAGGCTGCTGGCGCACGCTGGACGAGATCGCGGGCTGGAGCCGGATGGGCGACGAGGACAAGCGCGCCGTGTGGCGGCGCCTCGCGGAAAGGGTGGGACCGGAAGAATGA
- a CDS encoding MFS transporter, with translation MATASATAAAGSAARPMTPEEKKVIFASSLGTVFEWYDFYLYGSLAAIIGKQFFSGLDPSSGFIFALLAFAAGFIVRPFGAIVFGRLGDMIGRKYTFLVTILIMGLSTFIVGILPGYASIGVAAPVILIALRLLQGLALGGEYGGAATYVAEHAPHGKRGAYTAWIQTTATLGLFLSLLVILACREFLGADFDTWGWRVPFLVSIVLLAVSVWIRMTLSESPAFQRMKAEGKTSKAPLAESFGQWKNLKIVILALVGLTAGQAVVWYTGQFYSLFFLTQQLKVDAVTANLMIAAALAIGTPFFLIFGALSDRIGRKPIIMAGCLLAVVTYFPVFKALTEAANPDLAAAQAKNKVVVVADPNECSFQFNPVGTAKFTSSCDVAKQLLAAGSVSYENEAAPAGTVASIKIGDTVIPSYASKGLPADEAKKKDGEFKKTVADSLKAAGYPTKADPAKMNKVRMVVILAYLVILVTMVYGPIAAMLVELFPTRIRYTSMSLPYHIGNGWFGGLLPTTAFAIVAQTGNMYNGLWYPIVIAGVTFVIGTLFVKETKDVDIYAHD, from the coding sequence ATGGCAACTGCCAGTGCAACCGCCGCCGCCGGAAGCGCCGCCCGGCCGATGACGCCGGAGGAGAAGAAGGTCATCTTCGCCTCGTCGCTCGGCACGGTTTTCGAGTGGTACGACTTCTACCTGTACGGCTCGCTGGCCGCGATCATCGGCAAGCAGTTCTTCTCGGGCCTCGACCCCAGCTCCGGCTTCATCTTCGCGCTGCTGGCCTTTGCCGCCGGCTTCATCGTGCGGCCCTTCGGCGCCATCGTGTTCGGCCGCCTGGGCGACATGATCGGCCGCAAGTACACCTTCCTGGTGACCATCCTGATCATGGGCCTGTCGACCTTCATCGTCGGCATCCTGCCCGGCTACGCCAGCATCGGCGTGGCCGCGCCGGTGATCCTGATCGCGCTGCGCCTGCTGCAGGGCCTGGCCCTCGGAGGCGAGTACGGCGGTGCCGCGACCTACGTCGCCGAGCACGCGCCGCACGGCAAGCGCGGCGCCTACACGGCGTGGATCCAGACCACCGCCACGCTGGGCCTGTTCCTGTCGCTGCTGGTCATCCTGGCCTGCCGCGAGTTCCTGGGCGCGGACTTCGACACCTGGGGCTGGCGCGTTCCCTTCCTGGTCTCCATCGTGCTGCTGGCGGTGTCCGTGTGGATCCGCATGACGCTGAGCGAATCGCCGGCGTTCCAGCGCATGAAGGCCGAGGGCAAGACGTCCAAGGCGCCGCTCGCCGAATCCTTCGGCCAGTGGAAGAACCTGAAGATCGTCATCCTGGCGCTGGTGGGCCTGACCGCCGGCCAGGCCGTGGTCTGGTACACGGGCCAGTTCTATTCGCTGTTCTTCCTGACGCAGCAGCTGAAGGTGGACGCCGTCACCGCCAACCTGATGATCGCCGCGGCGCTGGCCATCGGCACGCCCTTCTTCCTCATCTTCGGCGCGCTGTCCGACCGCATCGGCCGCAAGCCGATCATCATGGCCGGCTGCCTGCTGGCCGTGGTCACCTACTTCCCGGTGTTCAAGGCGCTCACCGAAGCGGCCAACCCCGACCTCGCCGCCGCGCAGGCCAAGAACAAGGTGGTCGTCGTGGCCGACCCCAACGAGTGCTCGTTCCAGTTCAACCCGGTCGGCACCGCCAAGTTCACCAGCTCCTGCGACGTGGCCAAGCAGCTGCTGGCCGCCGGCTCGGTGAGCTACGAGAACGAAGCCGCGCCGGCCGGCACCGTGGCCAGCATCAAGATCGGCGACACGGTGATCCCCAGCTACGCGAGCAAGGGCCTGCCCGCCGACGAAGCGAAGAAGAAGGACGGCGAATTCAAGAAGACCGTGGCCGACTCGCTGAAGGCCGCCGGCTATCCGACGAAGGCCGACCCGGCCAAGATGAACAAGGTGCGGATGGTCGTCATCCTGGCCTACCTGGTGATCCTGGTGACCATGGTCTATGGCCCGATCGCCGCGATGCTGGTGGAGCTGTTCCCCACGCGCATCCGCTACACGTCGATGAGCCTGCCGTACCACATCGGCAACGGCTGGTTCGGCGGCCTGCTCCCCACCACGGCCTTCGCCATCGTGGCGCAGACCGGCAACATGTACAACGGCCTCTGGTACCCCATCGTCATCGCTGGCGTGACCTTCGTGATCGGCACGCTGTTCGTGAAGGAGACGAAGGACGTGGATATCTACGCGCACGACTGA
- a CDS encoding YbaK/EbsC family protein codes for MCGSELHSLPEGVQRVARVLQDKGHPHSPVMLDDAARTAQQAADALGIQVGQIAKSIIFRRKSDDVAVLVIASGDRRVDEKKVDAIVGKTGRADAEFVKAKTGFSIGGVSPVGHAQAPVTLIDRELFRFEEIWAAAGHPHGVFKLRPQDLEQLTGAPVADVVQAPAA; via the coding sequence ATGTGCGGATCTGAATTGCATTCATTGCCCGAAGGCGTGCAGCGCGTCGCGCGCGTGCTGCAGGACAAGGGCCATCCCCATTCGCCGGTGATGCTGGACGACGCCGCGCGCACGGCGCAGCAGGCGGCTGATGCGCTGGGCATCCAGGTGGGCCAGATCGCCAAGAGTATCATCTTCCGGCGCAAGAGTGACGACGTCGCGGTGCTGGTCATCGCCTCGGGCGACCGGCGCGTCGACGAGAAGAAGGTCGATGCCATCGTCGGCAAGACCGGCCGCGCCGACGCTGAATTCGTCAAGGCCAAGACCGGCTTCTCGATCGGCGGCGTGTCGCCCGTCGGCCATGCGCAGGCCCCGGTGACGCTGATCGACCGCGAGCTTTTCCGCTTCGAGGAGATCTGGGCCGCGGCCGGCCACCCGCACGGCGTGTTCAAGCTGCGCCCGCAGGACCTGGAGCAGCTCACCGGCGCGCCGGTGGCGGACGTCGTGCAGGCGCCGGCAGCATGA
- a CDS encoding 2-hydroxychromene-2-carboxylate isomerase has protein sequence MKHITFYLDFISPYAYLAFEKLPEALKGLSYEVDYQPVLFAGFLKHHGQLGPAEIAPKRDWTYRQVLWLAHQHGIPMQLPQRHPFNPLALLRLAVACGANRYVCETIFRHAWRGGAAADDAARLQALQEQLHPKRDPASDEVKAELKAGTEAAIARGLFGVPTCEVDGKLFWGFDALVPLRAYLEGDPWFTQGHWEAAAALPSGITRSR, from the coding sequence ATGAAGCACATCACCTTCTACCTGGACTTCATCTCGCCCTACGCCTACCTGGCGTTCGAGAAGCTGCCCGAGGCGCTGAAAGGCCTGAGCTACGAGGTCGACTACCAGCCGGTGCTGTTCGCGGGCTTCCTCAAGCACCATGGCCAGCTCGGGCCGGCGGAGATCGCGCCCAAGCGCGACTGGACTTACCGCCAGGTGCTGTGGCTCGCGCACCAGCACGGCATCCCCATGCAACTGCCGCAGCGGCACCCTTTCAATCCGCTCGCGCTGCTGCGGCTGGCCGTTGCGTGCGGCGCCAACCGCTACGTTTGCGAGACGATCTTCCGCCACGCGTGGCGCGGTGGCGCAGCGGCCGACGACGCGGCGCGCCTGCAGGCCCTGCAGGAACAGCTGCATCCCAAGCGCGACCCTGCCAGCGATGAAGTGAAGGCAGAACTGAAGGCCGGCACCGAGGCCGCCATCGCGCGCGGCCTGTTCGGCGTGCCGACCTGCGAGGTCGATGGCAAATTGTTCTGGGGCTTCGATGCGCTGGTGCCTTTGCGTGCCTATCTCGAAGGCGACCCGTGGTTCACGCAAGGCCACTGGGAAGCGGCCGCGGCGCTGCCCTCCGGGATCACCCGGAGTCGCTAA
- a CDS encoding hydroxymethylglutaryl-CoA lyase yields MRYPAKVKLVDVGPRDGLQNEKQPVPAEVKIQLVHMLQDAGLKEIEVTSFVSPKWVPQMADATEVMAGIQRKPGVRYSVLVPNMKGLEAAFPSKPDEVVVFGAASEAFSQRNINCSIAESIERFAPVVEAARAKGIYVRGAISTAVGCPYQGEVKPESVELVARLMKEIGVQHCGVADTIGVGTPRKVQAAMEAALKHYALDDISGHFHDTYGQALPNTLACLELGVWQYDASVAGLGGCPYAKGATGNVATEDVVYMLHGMGIDTGIDLDKLIDAGKYVSDFLGRKPVSRAAQAILTRRAG; encoded by the coding sequence AAGATCCAGCTCGTGCACATGCTGCAGGACGCCGGCCTGAAGGAGATCGAGGTCACCAGCTTCGTGTCGCCCAAGTGGGTGCCGCAGATGGCCGACGCCACCGAGGTGATGGCGGGCATCCAGCGCAAGCCCGGCGTGCGCTACTCGGTGCTGGTGCCGAACATGAAGGGGCTGGAAGCCGCGTTCCCCTCGAAGCCCGACGAGGTCGTGGTGTTCGGCGCGGCCAGCGAGGCCTTCAGCCAGCGCAACATCAATTGCTCCATCGCCGAGAGCATCGAGCGCTTCGCGCCGGTGGTGGAAGCCGCGCGCGCCAAGGGCATCTACGTGCGCGGCGCGATCTCCACCGCCGTCGGCTGTCCCTACCAGGGCGAGGTGAAGCCGGAGTCGGTGGAGCTGGTCGCGCGGCTGATGAAGGAGATCGGCGTGCAGCACTGCGGCGTGGCCGACACCATCGGCGTCGGCACGCCGCGCAAGGTGCAGGCCGCGATGGAAGCGGCGCTGAAGCACTACGCGCTGGACGACATCTCCGGCCACTTCCACGACACCTACGGCCAGGCGCTGCCCAACACGCTGGCCTGCCTGGAACTGGGCGTCTGGCAATACGACGCATCCGTCGCCGGCCTGGGTGGCTGCCCGTACGCGAAGGGCGCGACCGGCAACGTGGCGACCGAGGACGTGGTCTACATGCTGCACGGCATGGGAATCGATACCGGCATCGACCTCGACAAGCTGATCGACGCCGGCAAGTACGTGAGCGACTTCCTGGGCCGCAAGCCGGTGTCGCGGGCGGCGCAGGCGATCCTGACCAGGCGTGCGGGCTAA
- the uvrA gene encoding excinuclease ABC subunit UvrA: MSDQGTIRIRGARQHNLKNLDVDLRTGELTVVTGPSGSGKSSLVFDTLYAEGQRRYVETFSAYARQFLDRMDKPAVDRVEGVPPAIAIDQTNPVRSSRSTVGTMTELNDHLKLLFARAAQLFDRQTALQVRHDTPETIYEQLMARTKEGDPRLVVTFPVELPAGTTPEEVEQWLSASGFTRVQAEREVGTPTGPRKVLDVVADRFRIQNTEKARAIEAIEVGLKRGSGRLNVYAGNEEEKEVWRFSTGLHCPDSDIRYGDPVPSMFSFNSPVGACEVCRGFGRVIGVDYGLVIPNDKLTLRAGAVKTFQTPAWAECQDDMMRHAESAGVPRDTPWAKLTQEQKNWVIQGAPNYKDGNWNKQWYGVKRFFEYLESKSYKMHIRVLLSKYRSYTPCETCGGARLKTDALLWRLGSKFDADAVLEPSKRFLPRGVQWSREQLEALPGLTVHDLMLMPISRLRQFFDRIEPEAEAHAGTGELQALKLLFEEITTRLKYLVDVGIGYLTLDRQSRTLSGGEVQRINLTTALGTSLVNTLFVLDEPSIGLHPRDMGRITQAMHRLRDAGNTLVVVEHDPAVMVAADRIIDMGPGPGERGGSIVFDGTTNDLRDADTLTGAYLGARKHVGMGFKRAVTENTPRLVLEGAREHNLQDVAVEFPLQRMVCVTGVSGSGKSSLIQDILAPALLRHFGRATETPGAHDRLLGADHLSDVVFVDQSPIGKTARSNPVSYVGAWDSIREIFATCPVSKQRGYTAAKFSVNSGDGRCPTCGGSGYEHVEMQFLSDVYLRCPDCDGKRYRPEILEVHIERTPVGGKEPRRLNVADVLELTVSEAASLFANDRDVIRALQPIVDVGLEYVKLGQPVPTLSGGESQRLKLAGFLAGAAKSSTASRQGTATKGTLFLFDEPTTGLHFDDIAKLMRALRKLLEGGNSLIVIEHNLDVIRAADWLIDLGPEGGDGGGLVVAEGPPEEVKLHPTSHTAQALREYDGTLGVSEKLPQKAEEGAYLAQRPNAIQIVNAKEHNLKSLSVDIPHGKFSVITGVSGSGKSTLAFDILFNEGQRRYLESLNAYARSIVQPAGRPEVDAVYGIPPTVAIEQRLSRGGRKSTVGTTTEVWHFLRLLYVKLGVQHCVHEGAEVKPQTVDSIVAQVMKRYRGQHIGLLAPLVVNRKGVYTELADWARPRGYTHLRVDGNFLPTTSFPRIDRFKEHTIELPVCDLDITPENEALLRDKIELALEHGKGVLHVLAPLDGLKAAFLDGIGKHDAIGKIEVFSTLRACPVCATSYPELDPRLFSYNSKHGWCPDCVGTGVKLTREQRKALDDTLFAGDDKGREQTFAEPELEEVSDEVCPGCQGTRLNPQARNVQFDKTAISDVAALSVLDVRRWVESLGVRGVLSAREQGIARDLIPEIHSRLQFLEEVGLGYLTLDRGAPTLSGGEAQRIRLAAQLGSNLQGVCYVLDEPTIGLHARDNQILLDALHKLGDKGNTLVVVEHDEDTIRRADHIIDIGPSAGKRGGRVVAQGTAAEVTQSEESLTGRYLLHAMKHPLKPRRGPNDDGLKLRGANLHNLDNVDIDVPLKRLVVVTGVSGSGKSTLARDVLLANVQAAVHQRSTKAGRDADTAGKRPKWVGAKSLDGYQSVDRVLEVDQTPIGKTPRSCPATYIGFWDTIRKLFADTLEARARGYGPGRFSFNTGEGRCPTCEGQGVRTIAMSFLPDVKVPCETCRGARFNPETLAVTWRGKSIGDVLQMEVDEAVEFFASMPNISHPLQLLRDVGLGYLTLGQPSPTLSGGEAQRIKLVTELSKVRDDVTRRGQKAPHTLYVLDEPTVGLHMADVEKLIRVLHRLVDGGHSVVVIEHDLDVIAEADWIIDLGPEGGSGGGHVVAAAPPEEVVAKGTHTGVALAPVLART, translated from the coding sequence ATGTCCGACCAGGGAACCATCCGCATCCGCGGTGCCAGACAACACAACCTCAAGAACCTCGACGTCGACCTGCGCACCGGCGAACTGACGGTGGTGACGGGCCCATCCGGCTCCGGCAAGTCCAGCCTGGTGTTCGACACCCTCTATGCGGAAGGCCAGCGGCGCTACGTGGAGACCTTCTCCGCCTATGCGCGCCAGTTCCTGGACCGCATGGACAAGCCCGCGGTGGACCGCGTGGAAGGCGTGCCGCCGGCCATCGCCATCGACCAGACCAACCCGGTGCGGTCCTCGCGCTCCACGGTCGGCACGATGACGGAGCTGAACGATCACCTTAAACTTTTGTTTGCACGGGCCGCGCAGCTGTTCGACCGACAGACGGCGTTGCAGGTGCGCCACGACACGCCCGAGACCATCTACGAGCAGCTGATGGCGCGCACGAAGGAAGGCGACCCGCGGCTGGTCGTCACCTTCCCGGTGGAACTGCCCGCCGGCACGACGCCGGAAGAAGTGGAGCAATGGCTGTCCGCCAGCGGCTTCACCCGCGTGCAGGCCGAACGCGAAGTCGGCACGCCCACTGGCCCACGCAAGGTGCTGGACGTGGTGGCCGACCGCTTCAGGATCCAGAACACCGAGAAGGCGCGCGCCATCGAGGCCATCGAAGTGGGCCTCAAGCGTGGCAGCGGCCGGCTGAACGTCTACGCCGGCAATGAGGAAGAGAAAGAGGTCTGGCGCTTCTCCACCGGCCTGCATTGCCCGGACAGCGACATCCGTTACGGCGACCCGGTGCCGTCGATGTTCTCCTTCAACTCGCCGGTCGGCGCCTGCGAGGTGTGCCGCGGCTTCGGCCGCGTGATCGGCGTCGACTACGGCCTGGTCATCCCCAACGACAAGCTCACGCTGCGCGCCGGCGCGGTGAAGACCTTCCAGACGCCGGCCTGGGCCGAGTGCCAGGACGACATGATGCGGCACGCCGAAAGTGCCGGCGTCCCGCGCGACACGCCCTGGGCCAAGCTGACCCAGGAGCAGAAGAACTGGGTGATCCAGGGCGCGCCCAACTACAAGGACGGCAACTGGAACAAGCAGTGGTACGGGGTCAAGCGCTTCTTCGAGTACCTCGAAAGCAAGTCCTACAAGATGCACATCCGCGTGCTCTTGTCCAAGTACCGCAGCTACACGCCCTGCGAAACCTGCGGCGGCGCCCGCCTGAAGACCGATGCGCTGCTGTGGCGCCTGGGCAGCAAGTTTGACGCCGATGCGGTGCTGGAACCATCGAAGCGCTTCCTGCCGCGTGGCGTGCAGTGGTCGCGTGAGCAACTGGAGGCGCTGCCCGGCCTGACCGTGCACGACCTGATGCTGATGCCGATCTCGCGGCTGCGCCAGTTCTTCGACCGCATCGAGCCGGAAGCCGAAGCGCATGCCGGCACCGGTGAACTGCAGGCGCTGAAGCTGTTGTTCGAGGAAATCACGACCCGCCTCAAGTACCTCGTTGACGTCGGCATCGGTTACCTCACGCTGGACCGCCAGAGCCGCACGCTCTCGGGCGGCGAAGTGCAGCGCATCAACCTGACGACTGCGCTGGGCACCTCGCTGGTGAACACGCTGTTCGTGCTGGACGAGCCGAGCATCGGCCTGCACCCGCGCGACATGGGAAGAATTACGCAGGCGATGCACCGCCTGCGCGACGCCGGCAACACGCTGGTGGTGGTGGAGCACGACCCCGCCGTCATGGTGGCGGCCGACCGCATCATCGACATGGGCCCGGGCCCCGGCGAGCGCGGCGGCAGCATCGTGTTCGACGGCACGACCAATGACCTGCGCGATGCCGACACGCTGACCGGCGCCTACCTGGGCGCGCGCAAGCACGTGGGCATGGGCTTCAAGCGCGCCGTCACCGAGAACACGCCGCGCCTGGTCCTGGAAGGCGCGCGCGAGCACAACCTGCAGGACGTGGCTGTGGAGTTCCCGCTGCAGCGCATGGTCTGCGTGACCGGCGTCTCGGGCTCCGGCAAGTCCTCGCTGATCCAGGACATCCTGGCGCCGGCGCTGCTGCGCCACTTCGGCCGCGCGACCGAAACGCCGGGCGCGCACGACCGCCTGCTCGGCGCCGACCACCTCTCGGACGTCGTGTTCGTCGACCAGTCGCCCATCGGCAAGACGGCGCGTTCCAACCCGGTCAGCTACGTCGGCGCCTGGGATTCGATCCGCGAGATCTTCGCCACCTGCCCGGTGAGCAAGCAGCGCGGCTACACCGCGGCCAAGTTCTCCGTCAACTCCGGTGACGGCCGCTGCCCCACCTGCGGCGGCTCCGGCTACGAGCACGTGGAGATGCAGTTCCTGTCGGACGTGTACCTGCGCTGCCCGGACTGCGACGGCAAGCGTTACCGCCCCGAGATCCTCGAAGTGCACATCGAGCGCACGCCGGTGGGCGGCAAGGAGCCGCGCCGGCTGAACGTGGCCGACGTGCTGGAGCTGACGGTCAGTGAAGCCGCTTCGCTGTTTGCCAATGACCGCGACGTCATCCGCGCGCTGCAACCGATCGTCGACGTCGGCCTCGAGTACGTGAAGCTGGGCCAGCCGGTGCCGACCTTGTCGGGCGGCGAGTCGCAGCGCCTGAAGCTGGCGGGCTTCCTGGCCGGCGCGGCCAAGTCGTCGACCGCCAGCCGCCAGGGCACGGCCACCAAGGGCACGTTGTTCCTGTTCGACGAGCCGACCACCGGCCTGCATTTCGACGACATCGCCAAGCTGATGCGCGCGCTGCGGAAGCTTTTGGAAGGCGGCAACTCGCTGATCGTGATCGAGCACAACCTCGACGTGATCCGGGCGGCCGACTGGCTGATCGACCTGGGCCCGGAAGGCGGCGACGGCGGCGGCCTGGTCGTGGCCGAAGGCCCGCCGGAGGAAGTAAAGCTGCATCCCACCTCGCACACCGCGCAGGCGCTGCGCGAGTACGACGGCACCCTGGGTGTGTCGGAGAAGTTGCCGCAGAAGGCGGAAGAGGGCGCTTACCTGGCGCAGCGCCCCAACGCCATCCAGATCGTCAACGCCAAGGAGCACAACCTCAAGTCGCTCAGCGTCGACATCCCGCACGGCAAGTTCAGCGTGATCACCGGCGTCTCCGGTTCCGGCAAGTCCACGCTGGCCTTCGACATCCTGTTCAACGAAGGCCAGCGCCGCTACCTGGAGTCGCTGAACGCGTATGCGCGCTCCATCGTGCAGCCGGCCGGCCGGCCCGAGGTGGACGCCGTCTATGGCATTCCTCCGACGGTGGCCATCGAGCAGCGCCTGTCGCGCGGCGGCCGCAAATCGACGGTGGGCACGACCACCGAGGTGTGGCACTTCCTGCGCCTGCTGTACGTCAAGCTGGGCGTGCAGCATTGCGTGCACGAAGGCGCCGAGGTGAAGCCGCAGACGGTGGACTCCATCGTGGCGCAGGTCATGAAGCGCTACCGCGGCCAGCACATCGGCCTGCTGGCGCCGCTGGTGGTGAACCGCAAGGGCGTGTACACGGAACTCGCGGATTGGGCGCGGCCGCGCGGCTACACCCACCTGCGCGTGGACGGCAACTTCCTGCCCACCACCAGCTTCCCTCGCATCGACCGCTTCAAGGAACACACCATCGAACTGCCGGTGTGCGACCTGGACATCACGCCCGAGAACGAAGCGCTGCTGCGCGACAAGATCGAGCTGGCGCTGGAACACGGCAAGGGCGTGCTGCACGTGCTGGCGCCGCTGGACGGCCTGAAGGCCGCTTTCCTCGACGGCATCGGCAAGCACGACGCCATCGGCAAGATCGAGGTGTTCTCCACCCTGCGCGCCTGCCCGGTCTGCGCCACCAGCTACCCCGAGCTGGACCCGCGCCTGTTCTCGTACAACAGCAAGCACGGCTGGTGTCCCGACTGCGTGGGCACCGGCGTCAAGCTGACGCGCGAGCAGCGCAAGGCGCTGGACGACACGCTGTTCGCCGGCGACGACAAGGGCCGCGAGCAGACCTTCGCCGAGCCCGAGCTCGAAGAGGTTAGCGACGAGGTCTGTCCCGGTTGCCAGGGCACGCGCCTGAATCCGCAGGCGCGCAACGTGCAGTTCGACAAGACGGCCATCTCCGACGTCGCCGCGCTGTCGGTGCTGGACGTGCGGCGCTGGGTCGAAAGCCTCGGCGTGCGCGGCGTGCTGAGCGCGCGCGAGCAGGGCATCGCCCGCGACCTGATCCCCGAGATCCATTCGCGCCTGCAGTTCCTGGAGGAAGTGGGCCTGGGCTACCTGACGCTGGATCGCGGCGCACCGACGCTTTCGGGCGGCGAGGCGCAGCGCATCCGGCTGGCGGCGCAGCTGGGCTCCAACCTGCAGGGCGTCTGCTACGTGCTGGACGAGCCGACCATCGGCCTGCACGCGCGCGACAACCAGATCCTGCTGGACGCGCTGCACAAGCTGGGCGACAAGGGCAACACGCTGGTGGTGGTGGAGCACGACGAGGACACGATCCGCCGCGCCGACCACATCATCGACATCGGGCCCAGCGCCGGCAAGCGCGGTGGCCGCGTGGTCGCGCAGGGCACGGCGGCGGAAGTGACGCAGAGCGAAGAGTCGCTGACCGGCCGCTACCTGCTGCACGCGATGAAGCATCCGCTGAAGCCGCGCCGTGGCCCCAACGACGATGGGCTGAAGCTGCGCGGCGCCAACCTGCACAACCTGGACAATGTCGACATCGACGTGCCTCTCAAGCGCCTGGTGGTGGTGACCGGGGTGTCCGGCTCCGGCAAGTCGACGCTCGCGCGCGACGTGCTGCTGGCCAACGTGCAGGCGGCGGTGCACCAGCGTTCCACCAAGGCGGGCCGCGATGCCGACACGGCGGGCAAGCGCCCGAAGTGGGTGGGCGCGAAGTCGCTCGATGGCTACCAGTCGGTCGATCGCGTGCTGGAAGTGGACCAGACGCCCATCGGCAAGACGCCGCGTTCCTGCCCGGCCACCTACATCGGCTTCTGGGACACCATCCGCAAGCTGTTCGCCGACACGCTGGAGGCGCGCGCCCGCGGCTACGGGCCGGGCCGCTTCTCCTTCAACACCGGCGAAGGCCGCTGCCCCACCTGCGAAGGCCAGGGCGTGCGCACCATCGCCATGAGCTTCCTGCCGGACGTGAAGGTGCCGTGCGAGACCTGCCGTGGCGCGCGCTTCAATCCGGAGACGCTGGCCGTCACCTGGCGCGGCAAGAGCATCGGCGACGTGCTGCAGATGGAGGTGGACGAGGCGGTGGAGTTCTTCGCCTCCATGCCCAACATCAGCCACCCGCTGCAGCTGCTGCGCGACGTGGGCCTGGGTTACCTCACCTTGGGCCAGCCCTCGCCCACGCTGTCAGGCGGCGAGGCGCAGCGCATCAAGCTGGTGACCGAGCTGTCCAAGGTGCGCGACGACGTCACGCGGCGCGGCCAGAAGGCGCCGCACACGCTGTACGTGCTGGACGAGCCGACCGTGGGCCTGCACATGGCCGATGTGGAGAAGCTCATTCGCGTGCTGCACCGGCTGGTGGACGGCGGCCACAGCGTCGTCGTGATCGAGCACGACCTCGACGTCATCGCCGAGGCCGACTGGATCATCGACCTGGGCCCCGAGGGCGGCAGTGGCGGCGGCCACGTCGTCGCGGCCGCGCCGCCGGAGGAAGTTGTGGCGAAGGGGACGCATACCGGCGTCGCGCTGGCGCCGGTACTGGCGCGCACCTGA